The nucleotide window TTTAAAATGATATACTCCCATCTTTCGAAACTCTTCAAAGGTAGGGAAGTTGGGATCAAGCTCTTTTTTCGTACGCTCCACACTTTCCCTAACCAAATCAAGGGTTGTTTTCCCCTCCGTGAATTTCTCCTTCACCCCTAATTTCCCTGCCAATTCTGCAAAGACATCATATTCATCGCGGCATTCATAAAGCGGATCAATTGTTTTGTCACCAAAAACCACATAATCACCAAAACACCATGGGACACCTATATCATAGCGTTCAAAAAACGTTGTCCCTGGTAGTAAAATATCAGCAAACTTTGCACTAGGCGTCATAAAAAGATCACTGACCACAATAAATTCAACCTTACTCTCATCCTCAAGCAGCTTAATTGTTTTATTAATATCCGAATGCTGATTAATCAGCATGTTACCTGCCATATTAAAAATACATTTAATGTTGGTCGATAATTTATCCGTTCCTTGTAAACCATCTTCTACTGTCATTTCAGTCCCTTGTTCCACTGCCTTTGTCCAAAGGAAACATGGAATGGAGGCCTTAATTGGATTATCATATGAAAAAGGATAAACAATATCTGAACGGCTCCAATAACCCGTTCCCGCTGCCCAGCCGCCAAGCTTGCCAACATTACCTGTCAAACAGGCAAGCTGTGCCCCACCGCGCATGAATTGCTCCCCATATGCCTGCCGTTGTGCTGCCCAGCCTTGTATCAGCGCTGCTGGTTTTGCCTTTGCATATTCTCTGGCAATTTCACGAATTTTCTCAGCCGGAACACGGCAAATCTTTTCAGCCCATTCAGGCGTTTTTACTACCCCATCTTTCTCACCAAGTAAATAGCTTTTAATTGACTCTTCCTTTAAAACTCCTTTAGGTAAATGATTTCCGTCGAATCCTATACAGTATTGATCAAGGAATGCCTGGTCATGTAAGTTCTCCGTAACGATTACATAGCCCATTGCATCCATCATTGCATTATCTGTTGTCGGTAGAATGGGGATCCATTCATCGGCAAAAGCAATCGCCGTATCTGTATATCGCGGGTCAATCACAATGATTTTTGCCCCATTTTTCTTTGCTTGCATTAAATATTCGCGGTAGGGCGTTGAAAAAATCATTTCTGACGGATTTTGACCCCACAAAATGATATATTTCGAGTGTAAGAGGGAATCAAAGCTGCTTCCAGAGTTATTCGTCCCGTATGTATATGGTGTTGCGACATTTCCCGCCCCGGAGCTGTAATCATTCCGATAATTTAAATAACCACCTGTCAGGGCTAATAATTTCCTTGCTGCGTTTTTACCTCCATGAAGCCCCCAGCTTTGCCCTGAAGCATAGTTAACATATCTTGACTCTGGACCATATTGTTCACCAATCCGCTTTACTTCGGCCGCAATGGTGTCAATCGCCTCATCCCACGAAATTTGTTTAAATTTTCCTTCCCCCGTTTACCAACACGTTTCATCGGATATTTCAGACGGTCGGGGTGGTATAGCAAACTTCGATAGTTTCGCCCTCTCACACAGGCTCGTAACGGAGGCGTTGATATGTCCCCACCTTCCTGTGTGTCGGTGCTCACCCTAATAACGACACCATCTTTCACATGTGCTTTGATGACACAGCGTCCCCCGCAATTATTAATGCTGCAGGTTGAAATAATTTTCTCCTTTTCTTTGGCATTCACTGCCTTTGTTCCCTCTTTCCGTTCAACAAGCATTTTTGTCCCAATTCCTCCGGCAATAACGGGAATCCCAATTGCCCCAGACCATTTCAAAAAGGTCCTCCGCTGCATTTTATTTGTTAACAAGTTCTTTAAACGATTTTCTTCAGACATGAATAATCGCCCCCTCAACTTCCAATAAAAATGTTTTATCAAAGCATACAAAGTCTACGAGCACCATGGCGGTTCCTAAATATAATCGACTAGTTGTATTCTCAATGACCTTTGCACAAAAAAACGGAATCCAAACAGTTAGATGTTTTTCTAAAAAAAAGATTTGGCTAGAGATTAATTCAAGAATTTTTTTAGGATTTGTTTCTTGCAAACTTAGATTCGCAAGAAACATCATAAATTCCAATTCTAGTAACAAGTGGTCATCTGGTTCATTATTTTCTTTTACATATCGAAGACCAAATTGATGATATTGCTCTCTGATTTCATACATCCATTCTTCAAATAACAGTTGCTCCTTACTCCTGTAGTACGATTCCCAAGGAGGCGCAGCTAGTGGACCGGGTCCAACGAAGAGCCGTTGATATTCCTCATTCTCATTGTTAATCTGCTCAACTGAGAGGCCGTCAAAAAAGTGACAAAGAATTTTTCCACCCTCATGATCCTCTGCTAAACCCTGAAAAATAGCTTTATCACGAATTTCTTCTAACAACTTATTCGTTGGCTGCTGAAATAACAAATAAAGCAGCTGATAAAACTTTTGCCGTGCTAAAAAAAATGGCTGTAGTTGTTTATGCAAAGGCTCTGACATTGAAGTCATGTTTTTTCACTCCTTTTTTGTGAAATATTTCACAATATTAACGTCGATTTACACTTCCTTTTTCATTTACAAATTTTCTATATTTTTATCTTACCTCAATCTTCCATACTTGGAATCAGTTTGTGCAATTATTCACATATCGTTCAAAATCAGCAAAATGACTGCAGGCAGATGAATTTACCTTCTTATTAAAGAAATGTGTATAATAAGGAGGTCTAATTAAACCGTAAAGGATGATACTCTTGAATATTACTGGCCACGAAGTGGAAAAACTTGAAGACCCATTTGGATTATTACCGGGTGATCGCTATGAATTTTTCCTTGAACTTGACGTTGATATGGAAGATGAACTTT belongs to Neobacillus sp. OS1-2 and includes:
- a CDS encoding DMSO/selenate family reductase complex A subunit, with product MSWDEAIDTIAAEVKRIGEQYGPESRYVNYASGQSWGLHGGKNAARKLLALTGGYLNYRNDYSSGAGNVATPYTYGTNNSGSSFDSLLHSKYIILWGQNPSEMIFSTPYREYLMQAKKNGAKIIVIDPRYTDTAIAFADEWIPILPTTDNAMMDAMGYVIVTENLHDQAFLDQYCIGFDGNHLPKGVLKEESIKSYLLGEKDGVVKTPEWAEKICRVPAEKIREIAREYAKAKPAALIQGWAAQRQAYGEQFMRGGAQLACLTGNVGKLGGWAAGTGYWSRSDIVYPFSYDNPIKASIPCFLWTKAVEQGTEMTVEDGLQGTDKLSTNIKCIFNMAGNMLINQHSDINKTIKLLEDESKVEFIVVSDLFMTPSAKFADILLPGTTFFERYDIGVPWCFGDYVVFGDKTIDPLYECRDEYDVFAELAGKLGVKEKFTEGKTTLDLVRESVERTKKELDPNFPTFEEFRKMGVYHFKFDAPLVGFKEQIDDLQNHPFETPSGKIELFSKALWDMNRHDEIPAIAKYIPSWEGPEDPLNEKFPLQLISWHYKRRCHSTYDNQPWLEEVAKQEIWINPKDAEKRGISDGDRVQVMNDRGSLNIFVKVTPRIIPGVVGIPQGAWYTPDKAGLDQRGSINVLTSQRPTPLAKANPQLTNLVEVKKA
- a CDS encoding molecular chaperone TorD family protein, whose product is MTSMSEPLHKQLQPFFLARQKFYQLLYLLFQQPTNKLLEEIRDKAIFQGLAEDHEGGKILCHFFDGLSVEQINNENEEYQRLFVGPGPLAAPPWESYYRSKEQLLFEEWMYEIREQYHQFGLRYVKENNEPDDHLLLELEFMMFLANLSLQETNPKKILELISSQIFFLEKHLTVWIPFFCAKVIENTTSRLYLGTAMVLVDFVCFDKTFLLEVEGAIIHV